A region from the Benincasa hispida cultivar B227 chromosome 8, ASM972705v1, whole genome shotgun sequence genome encodes:
- the LOC120083691 gene encoding PHD finger-like domain-containing protein 5A yields the protein MAKHHPDLIMCRKQPGIAIGRLCEKCDGKCVICDSYVRPCTLVRVCDECNYGSFQGRCVICGGVGISDAYYCKECTQQEKDRDGCPKIVNLGSAKTDLFYERKKYGFKKR from the coding sequence ATGGCCAAGCATCATCCCGATTTGATTATGTGCAGAAAGCAGCCAGGCATTGCCATTGGCCGACTTTGTGAGAAGTGCGACGGGAAGTGTGTGATCTGTGATTCTTATGTCCGTCCCTGTACACTTGTTCGTGTTTGTGATGAATGCAATTACGGGTCTTTTCAAGGCCGCTGTGTGATCTGTGGAGGAGTAGGAATTTCAGATGCCTACTACTGCAAAGAGTGTACACAGCAGGAGAAAGATAGAGATGGATGTCCAAAGATTGTTAACTTAGGCAGTGCAAAAACAGATTTGTTCTATGAACGTAAGAAATATGGGTTCAAGAAACGATGA